One Lusitaniella coriacea LEGE 07157 genomic window carries:
- a CDS encoding chlorophyll a/b-binding protein, translating into MENENRNNFKFGFNAGAENWNGRLAMIGFAAALIIELVSGQGVLHFWGLL; encoded by the coding sequence ATGGAAAATGAGAACCGCAACAACTTCAAATTTGGTTTCAACGCTGGTGCGGAGAACTGGAATGGTCGCTTGGCAATGATTGGGTTTGCAGCCGCGCTCATCATCGAACTCGTAAGCGGTCAAGGCGTTCTTCACTTCTGGGGTCTTCTGTAA
- a CDS encoding cytochrome c biogenesis protein CcdA: MLDTLSTQLYELSQLANTLVSQQLAHLNGLSFAIIFIAGLLTSLTPCMLSMLPITIGYIGGYEEQGRWQATLQSAWFSLGLATTLAGLGIFAASVGRVYGQIGVGLPILVSLIAILMGLNLLEILPLQFPSWGGTEWISPNWPKGVRSYLLGLTFGLVASPCSTPVLATLLAWVISTQNLVLGGSFLLIYALGYVMPLIIAGTFTASIKKLLELRRWSSWINPLSGSLLLGFGVFSLLLRIPM; this comes from the coding sequence ATGCTCGATACCCTCTCAACCCAACTCTACGAACTCTCCCAACTTGCCAATACCCTCGTTAGCCAACAACTCGCACACCTGAACGGACTGAGTTTTGCCATCATTTTCATTGCCGGATTGCTCACCAGTCTCACCCCTTGTATGCTCTCCATGCTGCCAATTACCATTGGCTATATTGGCGGCTACGAAGAACAAGGACGCTGGCAAGCCACCCTTCAATCCGCCTGGTTTTCCCTCGGTTTAGCCACCACTCTCGCCGGATTGGGAATTTTTGCCGCATCAGTAGGGCGAGTTTACGGGCAAATTGGTGTAGGATTGCCGATTTTAGTCAGCCTGATTGCCATTTTGATGGGATTGAACTTACTCGAAATCCTCCCCCTACAATTTCCTTCTTGGGGAGGAACGGAATGGATTTCTCCCAATTGGCCAAAAGGCGTGCGTTCCTATCTTCTCGGTTTGACTTTTGGCTTAGTCGCTTCCCCTTGCAGCACTCCCGTCTTAGCCACCCTACTCGCTTGGGTCATATCGACGCAAAATTTGGTGCTTGGGGGCAGTTTTCTACTGATTTATGCCCTAGGCTATGTTATGCCACTCATTATCGCTGGAACATTTACCGCCTCAATTAAAAAACTATTGGAATTGCGCCGTTGGTCGAGTTGGATTAATCCCTTGAGTGGGTCGCTGCTGTTGGGATTTGGAGTCTTTTCTTTGCTTTTGCGCATTCCCATGTGA